The Brassica napus cultivar Da-Ae chromosome C7, Da-Ae, whole genome shotgun sequence genomic interval ttctttcctttttttttttgttattcctCAAAGTTTCAATTGATTTTCAAATTTGCATTcttatttatcttatttataaGAAGTTGAGTCTGTTAAATTGTTCACTGTTTCCTTTTTAgttgtatatttcttttttaatttttcttatttctcaaaatttaaattgattttaaacttatttttattggttttcagtttttgatttttgatttttgatttttaatttttgatttttgatttttgattcagtttttagattttggggttttcaatttttagtttctgatttttctgtatattttagcTTTTCGAAAAACTTGGatagattttagaaaattaatagcagtattaaattttttttttttgaaaaccaaCATAATTTGATGAAAAAGTTAACAGATGtagtttttggattttcttttaaaattatggaaaaaaaacttaaaaccagCTTCCTTTCATTGAATGAAatctatttatctttttttttggtcaaaggaAATCTATTTATCTAAAAGTTTGATTCGGTAAaaagtggtttttttttttcaaaaacaaaccCGAAACTACTTCAAGATCAGTAAACAATCAACACCTTAACCTGGCTTATGAACTTGTGTTTGTACCAATAAACATTTTACTTCAGAAAATCGTATTTTAATtcttaactagattttgacccgcgctttcaaagcgcgggattAACTCTttctaaaaatatcattttataacatattatatttataacatttatatttttataattgttttttgttatatgtgtagtaattattttatatatttaggatGATATGTATtgagatataaatataataatatatataatgactCATATTTTAAAAGCGCgagatttgtttcttttaaaaatcaaataaaaataaataaatatttgttaattgtAACCTTATGTGTTATTtgataactaatttttttaatatgctgATGTTTTATAGTAATACAAAGTAATTCTGAAgagttgtttttaaaaaatagttccttgtattaatatttttagtttattgtaAACTATTAAATCCCAAATATCCTTTCgtagaatattttaaaaggtgattaaaagaaatacaaacaaaattttgaatccatttttatgttttactgtttttaaaatgggttttctaattttttttggtcaaaaaaatcAAGTATTTAAATGAACATCGAATTCGTGAAACCCACCCACAAGTAATCCAGCTTCTTCGACATATGACCGTATGGTCTtaccaaaaaagaaacaaacggAAAGtactaataaaaaattatattcatattttttgcaTGGTTAAAGTGCTAATACTATGTAAATAGCATATATGTCATAAATCGATTTTAGTATAGATCTTTGaagtatacataaaaataattgtaatcTGATTGGGTTTCTAATAAAGTCGAAATGGGCTTGAAATCCCAACCTTTTTTACTACCAAAATGGGCTtgtaaattcgtttttaaataCTTGTTTCTGACTGGTGCAATTAATGTGGCTGAAAaccatttaaaaaattcaaaaagataatggcaatttttgtaattaattgaaaaaatcaGGGACATAATCCTAAAAAAGattttgctttaatagtatagatcatTAGCTCACTATACAAGTTTGAGTTACAAACCTTTACACCTGTTCAATAAACCACATTCATTTAAGAAGAATCCAAAACTGATATAATAGATGGCTCGGCAGTAGATGCAGCcctgactccaagttttgagtctttgTTTTGTGTTACTATTAAGTTTCGAGTCTTCCATTCTAAGTCTCAAGTAAACTAAAAAAGGGAACCTTGGGGTCTCATTCTGAAACAGACAACATGCAAATTTGCCATTTCTATTATGAGAGTACAACGCAAAGTTTTGGTTCATTACCTTCATACAACGGGTTCGTGTATTATGGCATcgtttattgttttcttttataagtTTTGTTTGGTATTAATATATGCTGCAATTATTCAACATAAATCATGGTCCTACAGTTTTAATATcggaaaaatactaaaaaatatgtttcatataatattctttagatatcatttttcttcttctgtatGGTGGAAGTGATGGACATTCACTAAATGGTTAGTCCAgaaaagttaaaaaagaaacGAATTTTTGTATGGTTGTTAACTTGTTATAAGCAATGTATTATTGAATATCGAAAGTGAATTACAATCCCAACGACCTTTCTCCTTGAGTAAACTGAATCGCAGAGACAAACCCTCTCACGACTTCAATCTTCTCTAACAAAATTTCATGAAAAATATCTACAACAGACTCTCATTATTTATGCTTCTCTGGACTCACCATCAATTATTTTCACTTCCCTCCAACTCCTCTGCCACGTCATCTCAATTAAGCCTTTTTTTCTTAACTCCTCTGCCTCTCTTCCTGGTGTATACTCTCCAGGGCTATCAATTAATACCCCCCCTCTTCAGGTAAAATCTGGAAACTGCATAACCAAGTCTCTCACATGGATCTGCCgatagattttataaaaaacaacACATGGAGCCATGATTGCTCGTAACCAGGTAAACCTTTCCACTGGATTAATGCCTCCAAATGAATGTGTGAATGTTTTTCTGTTTGACTAATTTAAACTGTgtaataataatagtatatattagaTTCTTTTAAACATTTCAATAGCAATCATCAGGCAAAGACAAAGATACATTAAAAGAATATTAAGTCAAGTACCAAAACATGAATTATACTGTTCTTAACTGTGCAACAACAATCAAATCAAGACTCAAACTCAACTGAATAAAATTAAAGACAACTTTCTTTAACAACCGAGACCTAACGGTTGAGAACTCAGCAGATCAAATCTCTAGCTAGATCTTGGATCCATCATCATCGGTCTCCTCCTTGTCTTCTACCACAATATTCTCTCATAAACATTATTGTGTTTTATgacaggaggaggaggacagtactgaagcatatgatgtAGCCTTGGTGCAAACAAAAGGATGTTTCAACAGATCCGCTGCGGTGGCTCGGCGTGAGGGCTGCAACGCCATGCACCGCCTCAAGAAGTTATTGGCCAGCGGAGATACAAGTCTCGGAAGCCTCCACTTGTAAAAACATTCTCCCAACTTCACTGGACGGCCTCCATACATCTGAAGCACAACACACCCTAGAGCCCACATGTCAACAGCCGGTCCAATCATCTTCACTCGGTTGGGTCCCAAAGACTCAGGGGGCATGTACTCCTTTGTACCGCCAGACAAGGAGGACCTTGGATTCGTACAAGAAGGCTCCTTAGATAGACCGAAGTCAGCAAGCTTGAGATCCCACGGCTCTCCGACAATCTTGGAAGGAAAGAGGAGAACGTTAGCCGGCTTGAGGTCGCAGTGAACGTAGCCGTGAGAGTGAAGAGCCTCGAGTCCTTGAAGGATCATGAGAGCAGCGCGTCCGATCATAACCTCAGGCATTGGTTGGCCATTGAAGTGGGAGATGAAGTTGTGGAGAGTACCTTTGGAGGCAAACTCCATGTACATGTAACAATGGTCGAGGTTGATACCTATGTGAAGATTAGGGTTTGTAGTTTGGACGATGCGTGGATGGTTACGGAAACGAAGCATGATCCTATGCTCTTTCTTGAGACTCTCCATGTAAGCTATTGTAGATGATTTCTCAGCGTGTAACCGGTGTTTGGAGTCTCTTATGAGAGTGACCGAACCAAAACTACCTCGGCCAAGTACACAGACAAACTCTAGTACTGAAGAAGATTGGCCAACAACATTCGGAGCTTTGctgatgttgttgttgtcttcTCTAATCATCACCATCTTAGTCATTCTCTGTAACTAGGGTTCTTGACtctattgtgttttgtttttggtctgaGAAACAAGTAATCGAATCAATGATAGCTAGAGGAGTCTCTAGCGTTCTTATATATATGAAGCTACTTGAGTACGTTGTTCACTATTCGCTTTGGGTTTTCActctttccttttgtttttgttgtttatcgtgtttagttttttaaactaaattatcatgtttaatttccttttcagtttcttattccttttttttttggttattcctCAAAATCTAAATTGATTTTCAGATTTGCATTCTTATATATCTTACTAGTAGTATTCCGGCGCTGCGCGCcggatttgtttattttatttttactttaatttacaatttattttatggtcttaataaatgttcaaaaatatgaaaatgaaaatattgcaAAAGAGTGATATTTTTCCGATCCATTGGTTAACGactatagagtattaatttattttgaagttgCTTAGTTCAAAGTGGAATAGCATAAGTGGTAGTCACTAATCGATTCAATAAAAGTAGAATAAAAGCCGATAGTTGTAAAAAAgttaatttagttgaaatttaaatataaagtaaagttaatattttaaataagcaAATGGGCGGGTGAGCAAATGagcaaataatataaatattatttaaagtttaacaaaattttgaaattttaatttattttaatttagagATTATATACTTGTTCGAccattaatatttttcattaaaattattttttttaatttttaaaaaatgtttttctaatttgactatgataataaaaataatatttaaaaaaataattattgtggtAGATTGTGTTAGCATATattgtttttccttttatatgtttgttttaccttttattttatacaaatttttttttatcaacttatacatttttatttaagcTGTTGCTTTATATGATGTAGCTGattctttataataaaaaaatatttctagacATTGATAAACAGTGTAGTAATAGATTAGCTGGACAAACTTATTAAAAGCAGTGACATGGTTTAAGAAAAATCTCTTAGTTCATAGaaagtgaattttttttaaagaaagtcttcaatgcaatgttcaTGTGGGCGCGTTTTCGTTGTCGATGAGTCTTCAAACTTGTTAATAATCTCATTGTTTCTATGTGGAGCGCTCTTCCTCCAGAACTGCTGCATCCTCTCCTGTATTCTTGTCAGTTACATGTGACTAATTTAGATCACTTGGAGCAGCTGTTTCCCCATCACCATTCCCATCAGCAGTGCTTCCTCTAATGTCCGAGTCCGTCATGTTCTCACatggataacttcttttcacaGCTCCACCACCAGGCATGTAATCACCGGGTTGTCATTGCCACCTTAGTGCATTAACAATATTAAACAATGATCAAAAACTTTCGTAGTTTCCCGACAGAGCACCACCAAAACATAAAGATGACAAAGGTTGCCTCACCACCACCGTCATCACATACTTTAACCTCAAGTCAGTAAAGTACTTGGGTGTAAACTTATTAAAGAATTTCTACGATAGCTAACCCCTTTGCCACCTTGGTATCTATCAACCAGTTTCATTGCTGCTTAAAGATGACAAAGGTTGCCTCACCACCACCGTCATCACATACTTTAACCTCAAAccaatatctatatatatatatagcacaCGATTAGTCGCATGACTTgcgaataatatatataagacatAAAGGGGAGCTGTAGATTCATAGATGATGCTAACAGAACTGTTTGAAAACACTTACGTGGAAGCTATTGATAGCTGCGGAGGAGCTTTTGATAGCTGGTGTGGTATCTCCATTTGCTCCAAACCTAGCTCGAACATGGTTGAATATGAAATGTGTTTATATAGAATTAATTTCGAGAGCGGTGGACGACGACATGGTTTGGCATTCATATTTTAGTACTTATAACTGGTGTGACGGTGGAGAAACATGCTGACCAAAACTAATGAATAGTGGTGGAGTATGAAGCATATATAGTGGACACTCtgaggatttttttttggtgagaAGGGAAGATTTATTCACGATTACCTTGATAGATATTTTTCGGTCACACTTCCGTCGGAATCAAAGAAGAGTCGTGGGGAATCTGTGAAGCTAAGGGTTACAACACCTGAAAGTATAGATGGAATGGTATTAGTAATGATACACATCCGTAGAGAAGTCTTTAAATGTGTAACTTTTCAAGTCTATGAATAACTACAATTActatatgaaacataaaaatggaaagagaCGTACCTCcaagtattttttttgaatttagagTGGTTAGCAAGAGTATTGACGTTTTTGTCTCAGTATCATTCCACCTACCTCGGAAAGTGGCTGCAAAACCAATCTAGACCCACTTTTAATCTTCTCACAGAGTCGGAACTTCTCTAACTGCATTATGATTTGTCTCGATGCTTTCTCCTAAAGTATTCACTGTCTAAATAATAGCACTCGAAGCAATGCTTATAGCTTCAACTCTGTCCATGAAAGCAACCTTCGGGAAGAAACAGATATTGTTTGAATCCGCAAGAAGAACCCATAAGCTTTTCTCTTTGCGGAAAGGGAAGTAAGCCGAATGAAGAATACCGCCTAATATTCCAGTGAGGCGTTTCAGAGTGGTCACTGTCGTAAAGTTGCTT includes:
- the LOC106383455 gene encoding mitogen-activated protein kinase kinase kinase 20-like → MTKMVMIREDNNNISKAPNVVGQSSSVLEFVCVLGRGSFGSVTLIRDSKHRLHAEKSSTIAYMESLKKEHRIMLRFRNHPRIVQTTNPNLHIGINLDHCYMYMEFASKGTLHNFISHFNGQPMPEVMIGRAALMILQGLEALHSHGYVHCDLKPANVLLFPSKIVGEPWDLKLADFGLSKEPSCTNPRSSLSGGTKEYMPPESLGPNRVKMIGPAVDMWALGCVVLQMYGGRPVKLGECFYKWRLPRLVSPLANNFLRRCMALQPSRRATAADLLKHPFVCTKATSYASVLSSSSCHKTQ